In Deltaproteobacteria bacterium, a single genomic region encodes these proteins:
- a CDS encoding trypsin-like serine protease codes for MLAISPFTHGCSVDTASRPMPRIVGGVPVEIREHPHQVSLESDEGLRCGGAILSARWVVTAAHCVDDSPPGLRVVAGVTRLSDADAGFGQRRDVARVVLHPGYDWGSSPMTDDVALLRLRHPLAFDDEVAPITPVSPSDADAGLTAPGVIATVSGWGALRSGGAPIDALRAVDLAIVSNAEATRAYGTRIEADHLAAGGPSRGGRDACQGDSGGPLVVPDDDGVPRLAGLVSWGAGCGEPSAPGIYTRVSFVHGWLVRTMAAGDAPPACAVGEWSCGDGTCIDPAWTCDGGADCDDGTDEQGCEAEEDDDGDGGGYYCGDTQWLCDEAWCVELEALCDGIEDCDDGTDEQDC; via the coding sequence GTGCTCGCGATTTCCCCGTTCACCCACGGCTGCAGCGTCGACACCGCGTCGCGACCCATGCCGCGCATCGTCGGCGGTGTGCCCGTCGAGATCCGCGAACACCCCCATCAGGTCAGCCTCGAGAGCGACGAGGGCCTGCGCTGTGGCGGCGCGATCCTTTCGGCGCGCTGGGTCGTGACCGCGGCGCACTGCGTCGACGACTCGCCGCCCGGCCTGCGTGTGGTCGCTGGCGTCACGCGGCTGTCCGACGCCGATGCAGGCTTCGGTCAGCGCCGCGACGTCGCGCGCGTCGTGCTGCACCCCGGCTACGACTGGGGCAGCTCACCGATGACCGACGACGTCGCGCTGCTGCGTCTACGCCACCCGTTGGCGTTCGACGACGAGGTCGCTCCGATCACGCCGGTGTCCCCCAGCGATGCCGACGCGGGCTTGACCGCGCCCGGTGTGATCGCGACGGTGTCGGGCTGGGGCGCGCTGCGCAGCGGCGGCGCGCCCATCGACGCGCTGCGTGCGGTCGACCTGGCGATCGTCTCGAACGCCGAGGCGACGCGGGCCTACGGCACACGCATCGAGGCCGATCACCTGGCCGCGGGCGGGCCCTCGCGCGGGGGCCGGGACGCTTGTCAGGGCGACAGCGGCGGGCCGCTCGTGGTGCCGGACGACGACGGCGTCCCGCGGCTCGCGGGCTTGGTCAGCTGGGGGGCCGGCTGCGGGGAGCCATCCGCGCCGGGGATCTACACGCGGGTGTCCTTCGTGCACGGGTGGCTCGTGCGGACGATGGCGGCCGGCGATGCGCCGCCGGCCTGCGCGGTCGGGGAGTGGAGCTGCGGCGACGGCACCTGCATCGACCCGGCGTGGACCTGCGACGGCGGTGCGGACTGTGACGACGGCACCGACGAGCAGGGCTGCGAGGCGGAGGAGGACGACGACGGCGACGGCGGCGGCTACTACTGCGGTGACACGCAGTGGCTGTGCGACGAGGCGTGGTGCGTCGAGCTCGAGGCACTGTGTGATGGCATCGAGGACTGCGACGACGGCACCGACGAGCAGGATTGTTGA
- a CDS encoding phage holin family protein, which yields MILHLLISWLVLSLIVFATAALLPGFRVRGFGGAVIVATLFGLFNVLIGWLLFVAIGIGTLGLGFLLAFLTRWFVDAVLLEIVDAVSKSLEIESFGWALGAAAMMSGLSLLADLAMHAL from the coding sequence ATGATCCTCCATCTTCTCATCAGCTGGTTGGTGCTCTCGCTCATCGTGTTCGCGACCGCGGCGTTGCTGCCGGGCTTTCGCGTTCGCGGCTTCGGCGGCGCGGTGATCGTGGCGACGTTGTTCGGGCTGTTCAACGTGCTCATCGGTTGGCTGCTGTTCGTCGCCATCGGCATCGGTACCCTCGGCCTCGGCTTCCTGCTGGCATTCCTGACGCGATGGTTCGTCGACGCGGTGTTGCTCGAGATCGTCGATGCGGTCAGCAAGAGCCTCGAGATCGAGAGCTTCGGCTGGGCGCTGGGCGCGGCGGCGATGATGAGCGGCCTGAGCCTGCTCGCCGACCTCGCGATGCATGCGCTCTGA
- a CDS encoding sigma-70 family RNA polymerase sigma factor: protein MRDPQHGHHPDDRAPSFTAIYREHFAFVWRLARALGVERAALDDLVHEVFLVVRRRLCTLAVERGVRAWLAGITRNLVLHHRRAAWRHARRLAVVPEPEPAMLPDDGVARSEAAAAIARFLDGLPPPQREVFVMMEIERMTAREVEAIVGVNHRTLHTRLRVARRAFAAFVAALDGRSPALVTSEPEPT from the coding sequence GTGCGAGATCCCCAGCACGGCCACCATCCCGACGACCGCGCGCCGTCGTTCACCGCGATCTACCGCGAGCACTTCGCGTTCGTGTGGCGGCTGGCGCGGGCGCTCGGGGTCGAGCGCGCGGCGCTCGACGATCTCGTGCACGAGGTCTTCCTGGTCGTGCGCCGACGGCTCTGTACCCTCGCGGTCGAGCGCGGCGTGCGGGCGTGGCTCGCCGGCATCACGCGCAACCTCGTGCTGCACCACCGGCGCGCCGCCTGGCGACACGCGCGACGGCTCGCGGTCGTACCCGAGCCCGAGCCCGCGATGCTGCCCGACGACGGCGTCGCGCGCTCCGAGGCCGCGGCCGCGATCGCGCGCTTCCTCGACGGCCTGCCGCCACCGCAGCGCGAGGTGTTCGTGATGATGGAGATCGAGCGCATGACCGCCCGCGAGGTCGAAGCGATCGTCGGCGTCAACCATCGCACGCTGCACACGCGACTGCGGGTGGCGCGGCGGGCCTTCGCGGCCTTCGTCGCGGCCCTCGACGGCCGCTCGCCCGCGCTCGTCACCTCGGAACCGGAGCCGACATGA
- a CDS encoding c-type cytochrome yields MKMRLDARARIPWLFAGLLPACHDPVAPEPALADDIFAELGEVLPSATTEQRATFVRGQAVARRRMTPDDGLGPLVNVASCGACHERPVLGGSGPRYRDFYLEGTTLADGTFVAAPHGGVVTAYGVSGAPTRPGLTDGVNLQARRNPIAFFGVGLLAELPAEAILANEDPDDRDGDGISGRANYDRGFVGRFGRKSQTVSIEGFIRGPLNNHLGITTNPLTDAQKAALPVDSTAPADGDVPRQAAAPDEPLVDDDAHPDPELSGEDLFDLVSFSMLLAVPAPDEPTEQTLRGADHFDAIGCADCHVRVLVGPRGGLPLYSDLLLHDMGDAMADGMQQNLASGREFRTQPLWGLSKLGPYLHDGRADTLAEAIAAHDGEAARAREAFEALGAGEQDELVAFLGSLGGQDSSGLLPIDAPIPEAGEPGAPPPLDDQGREAWLAGRELFDRNMAVTAGLGPYFNGDSCRACHFDPVIGGAGPLDVDVMRHGTLGGGSFVAPTYGTILHKLSVPGLPRREAGPDIDVFERRQPPSVLGLGLIDAIAEATIIAGEDPDDSDGDGISGVAYRLPDGRIGRFGWKAQVPSLREFSRDAMSAELGLTVPVEPGLSFGSTADDDASADPEIDSASLDHLTFFMSHLAPPVPKAAVPEGRAVFDSIGCGDCHTPELAGADGPVPLFSDLLLHQVCDDDTPGIVDGPASMLEFRTPPLWGLSDTAPYMHDASAVDVEAAIVAHRGEAEDARAEYDALSVAEREALLAFLEGL; encoded by the coding sequence ATGAAGATGCGACTTGATGCACGTGCTCGAATCCCGTGGCTGTTCGCCGGGCTGCTGCCTGCCTGTCACGATCCCGTGGCGCCCGAACCCGCGCTCGCCGACGACATCTTCGCCGAGCTCGGCGAGGTGCTGCCCTCGGCCACCACCGAGCAACGCGCGACCTTCGTGCGCGGACAAGCGGTCGCGCGTCGACGCATGACGCCCGACGACGGCCTCGGCCCGCTGGTCAACGTGGCCTCCTGCGGCGCGTGCCACGAGCGTCCGGTGCTCGGCGGCAGCGGCCCGCGCTACCGCGACTTCTACCTCGAGGGCACCACGCTCGCCGACGGCACCTTCGTGGCCGCGCCCCACGGCGGCGTCGTCACGGCCTACGGTGTGTCGGGCGCACCGACGCGGCCCGGCCTCACCGACGGCGTCAACCTGCAGGCGCGCCGCAACCCCATCGCGTTCTTCGGCGTCGGACTGCTGGCCGAGCTGCCCGCGGAGGCGATCCTCGCCAACGAGGATCCCGACGATCGCGACGGCGACGGCATCAGCGGCCGCGCCAACTATGATCGCGGCTTCGTGGGCCGCTTCGGTCGCAAGTCGCAGACGGTGAGCATCGAGGGCTTCATCCGCGGGCCGCTGAACAACCACCTCGGCATCACCACCAATCCCCTCACCGACGCACAGAAGGCCGCGCTGCCGGTCGACTCGACCGCGCCCGCCGATGGCGACGTGCCGCGGCAGGCCGCCGCCCCCGACGAGCCGCTGGTCGACGACGACGCGCACCCCGATCCCGAGCTCTCCGGGGAGGACCTCTTCGACCTGGTGTCGTTCTCGATGCTGCTGGCCGTGCCCGCGCCGGACGAGCCGACCGAGCAGACCCTGCGCGGTGCGGATCACTTCGATGCGATCGGCTGCGCCGATTGCCACGTGCGCGTGCTCGTGGGCCCACGCGGCGGCCTGCCGCTGTACTCCGACCTGCTGCTGCACGACATGGGCGACGCAATGGCCGATGGCATGCAGCAGAACCTCGCCAGCGGTCGCGAGTTCCGAACCCAGCCGCTGTGGGGGCTGTCGAAGCTCGGCCCTTATCTGCACGATGGCCGCGCCGACACCCTCGCCGAAGCGATCGCGGCCCACGACGGCGAGGCTGCGCGCGCGCGCGAGGCCTTCGAGGCGCTGGGCGCCGGCGAGCAGGACGAGCTGGTGGCGTTCCTCGGCAGCCTCGGCGGTCAGGACTCGAGCGGGCTGTTGCCGATCGACGCGCCGATCCCCGAAGCTGGCGAACCCGGCGCGCCGCCGCCACTCGACGACCAAGGGCGCGAGGCCTGGCTCGCCGGCCGCGAGCTGTTCGATCGCAACATGGCCGTGACCGCCGGGCTCGGGCCCTACTTCAACGGCGACAGCTGCCGCGCGTGTCACTTCGATCCCGTGATCGGTGGCGCTGGCCCGCTCGATGTCGACGTGATGCGTCACGGCACCCTCGGCGGCGGCTCCTTCGTCGCGCCCACCTACGGCACCATCTTGCACAAGCTGTCGGTACCGGGGCTCCCGCGCCGCGAGGCCGGCCCCGACATCGATGTCTTCGAACGCCGACAGCCGCCGAGCGTGCTCGGCCTTGGTCTCATCGATGCCATCGCCGAGGCGACGATCATCGCCGGCGAAGACCCCGACGACAGCGACGGCGACGGCATCAGCGGCGTCGCATACCGGCTGCCCGATGGCCGCATCGGCCGCTTCGGCTGGAAGGCCCAGGTGCCCTCGCTGCGCGAGTTCTCGCGCGACGCCATGTCGGCGGAGCTCGGGCTCACGGTGCCCGTCGAACCAGGGCTGAGCTTCGGCAGCACAGCCGACGACGACGCCAGCGCCGACCCCGAGATCGACAGCGCGAGCCTCGATCACCTCACGTTCTTCATGTCCCATCTCGCGCCGCCGGTGCCCAAGGCCGCGGTGCCCGAGGGTCGCGCGGTGTTCGACAGCATCGGCTGCGGCGACTGCCACACGCCGGAGCTCGCCGGCGCCGACGGTCCGGTGCCGCTGTTCAGCGATCTGCTCCTGCATCAGGTCTGCGATGACGACACGCCCGGCATCGTCGACGGGCCCGCGAGCATGCTCGAGTTCCGCACGCCGCCGCTGTGGGGCCTCTCCGACACCGCACCGTACATGCACGATGCGAGCGCCGTCGATGTCGAGGCCGCGATCGTCGCGCACCGCGGCGAGGCCGAAGACGCGCGCGCCGAGTACGACGCGCTGTCGGTGGCGGAGCGCGAGGCCCTGCTCGCGTTCCTCGAGGGGCTGTGA
- a CDS encoding DUF192 domain-containing protein: MRRAIAASLWLLPLPACDGAAACSEDARAQRLDAHVSLTIDGVPLVAELADTDAARERGWRYRRCDREALLLRHDPGSTAAPLPVWGCALVDPIDVAFIADGRVVRWHAGLEPCDRCDAGCPIVGDDLEVDGVLELDAGAWEFAVGDTVIGL, translated from the coding sequence GTGAGGCGAGCGATCGCGGCCTCGCTGTGGCTGCTGCCGCTGCCCGCCTGCGACGGCGCCGCGGCGTGCTCCGAGGACGCCCGCGCGCAGCGACTCGACGCCCACGTGTCGCTCACCATCGATGGCGTCCCGCTGGTCGCGGAGCTGGCCGACACCGACGCTGCGCGCGAACGCGGCTGGCGCTACCGGAGGTGCGATCGCGAAGCGCTGTTGCTGCGCCACGACCCCGGCAGCACCGCCGCGCCGCTGCCGGTGTGGGGCTGCGCGCTGGTGGACCCGATCGACGTCGCCTTCATCGCCGACGGCCGCGTCGTGCGGTGGCACGCCGGCCTCGAGCCCTGCGATCGCTGCGACGCGGGCTGTCCGATCGTGGGCGACGACCTCGAGGTCGACGGCGTGCTCGAGCTCGACGCCGGTGCGTGGGAGTTCGCGGTCGGTGACACCGTGATCGGGCTGTGA
- a CDS encoding helix-turn-helix domain-containing protein: MLTTEEIAGLLRVHPKHVYRLIARGLPGRRVGGQWRFDRDEVLRWSGLVVPVDRAAATHHAPSPSSPARPPLLSANGDVLVQMLLECLAARGHLLGWVRSDRDRALASLVRGEVLLAGSHGRRFPAAQDGIRFARIHLARREVGLAAPPGAAAPQLRAMVGRRVAYRPPTAAIVEHVEAALAAAKIPQRRALAEAALLPSHEHVCLALASGRADIGVTTKAWAQRLALPFTTLASEDYGLLLRAEDLADPRVVALCECCRRGDLGRGLTDVAGYELQGSGTIHYDLGDDAG, encoded by the coding sequence ATGCTGACGACGGAGGAGATCGCAGGCCTGCTGCGCGTGCACCCCAAGCACGTGTACCGCCTGATCGCGCGGGGCCTGCCGGGTCGTCGCGTGGGCGGGCAGTGGCGCTTCGATCGCGACGAAGTGTTGCGCTGGTCGGGCTTGGTGGTGCCGGTCGATCGCGCCGCGGCGACCCACCACGCACCGTCGCCGAGCTCGCCCGCTCGCCCGCCGCTGCTTTCGGCCAACGGCGACGTGCTCGTGCAGATGTTGCTCGAGTGCCTCGCCGCCCGTGGCCATCTGCTCGGTTGGGTACGCAGCGATCGCGATCGCGCGCTGGCGTCGCTCGTGCGTGGCGAGGTGCTGCTCGCCGGCAGCCATGGTCGGCGCTTCCCCGCCGCGCAGGACGGCATTCGCTTCGCGCGCATCCACTTGGCGCGACGCGAGGTCGGCCTCGCGGCGCCACCGGGGGCCGCGGCGCCGCAGCTGCGCGCGATGGTGGGTCGGCGCGTCGCCTACCGACCACCGACCGCGGCGATCGTCGAGCACGTCGAGGCGGCGCTGGCGGCCGCCAAGATTCCTCAGCGTCGCGCGCTCGCCGAGGCGGCCCTGTTGCCGTCGCACGAGCACGTGTGCCTGGCGCTCGCCAGCGGGCGTGCCGATATCGGCGTGACCACCAAGGCGTGGGCGCAGCGGCTCGCGCTGCCGTTCACGACGCTGGCGAGCGAGGACTACGGGCTGCTGCTGCGCGCCGAGGACCTCGCAGACCCCCGCGTGGTCGCACTCTGCGAGTGTTGCCGGCGCGGCGATCTCGGCCGCGGGCTCACCGACGTCGCCGGCTACGAGCTGCAGGGCAGCGGCACGATCCACTACGATCTCGGCGACGACGCGGGCTGA
- the modA gene encoding molybdate ABC transporter substrate-binding protein gives MTWSRRTWLAAVASLAACRRGDRDRLRVFAAASLTEVIAEIATLYATEAGVTAPETIFEGTSKLAAQLRAGASADVFISADRRWMDTLADEGFIEADTRVDLLGNRLVVVVPRDASTTPTDAAGLARLERLALAGPEVPAGKYARAALDHLRVTPRAIVDGDDVRTALAWVARGEVPAGIVYATDAAVEPAVRVAFELPATSHPPIVYPAAVLRGAHDPAGARAFVAWCRGDVATQRFRAAGFTQP, from the coding sequence ATGACGTGGTCCCGTCGCACTTGGCTCGCGGCGGTCGCGAGCCTCGCCGCCTGCCGCCGTGGCGATCGCGATCGACTGCGCGTGTTCGCGGCCGCCAGCCTCACCGAGGTCATCGCCGAGATCGCCACGCTCTACGCGACCGAGGCCGGGGTCACGGCCCCCGAGACCATCTTCGAGGGCACCTCGAAGCTCGCCGCCCAGCTCCGCGCGGGGGCGAGCGCGGACGTGTTCATCAGCGCCGATCGTCGGTGGATGGACACGCTCGCCGACGAGGGCTTCATCGAGGCCGACACCCGCGTCGATCTGCTCGGCAACCGCCTCGTGGTGGTGGTGCCGCGCGACGCATCGACGACGCCCACCGACGCGGCCGGGCTGGCGAGACTCGAGCGCCTCGCGCTCGCGGGCCCCGAGGTGCCGGCCGGCAAGTACGCCCGCGCGGCGCTCGATCACCTGCGCGTCACGCCGCGGGCCATCGTCGACGGCGACGACGTGCGTACCGCGTTGGCGTGGGTCGCCCGCGGCGAGGTGCCAGCGGGCATCGTCTACGCCACCGACGCCGCGGTCGAGCCCGCCGTGCGCGTGGCCTTCGAGCTACCGGCCACGAGCCACCCGCCGATCGTCTATCCCGCCGCGGTGCTCCGCGGCGCCCACGATCCCGCGGGTGCGCGGGCCTTCGTCGCGTGGTGCCGGGGTGACGTCGCCACGCAGAGATTCCGCGCCGCAGGATTCACGCAACCATGA
- the modB gene encoding molybdate ABC transporter permease subunit, with the protein MSLDAGRAIALSLQVAAWCTAVSLPLAIALGWWLARREFRGKSVVSALVFAPMVLPPVVTGMLLLSLLGTRGLLGPWLAALGIEIPFTAAAAIIAALVVGLPLFVMSTRAAFAAIDPAYEELAASLGDAPWRVLWRVSLPLALPGIAGGAALTFARALGEFGATIVLAGNTDETRTIAIAIYTLLDRPDGRGDAAALAWASIAISVLALGGYELLVRWQRRRLELTR; encoded by the coding sequence ATGAGCCTCGACGCGGGCCGTGCGATCGCGCTCTCGCTGCAGGTCGCGGCCTGGTGCACCGCAGTGTCGCTGCCGCTGGCGATCGCGCTGGGCTGGTGGCTCGCCCGTCGAGAGTTCCGCGGCAAGTCGGTGGTCTCTGCGCTGGTGTTCGCACCGATGGTGCTGCCCCCGGTCGTCACCGGCATGCTGCTGCTGTCGTTGCTCGGCACCCGCGGACTGCTGGGCCCGTGGCTCGCCGCGCTCGGCATCGAGATCCCCTTCACGGCCGCGGCGGCGATCATCGCGGCACTGGTGGTAGGACTGCCGCTGTTCGTGATGTCGACGCGCGCTGCGTTCGCGGCCATCGATCCGGCCTACGAGGAGCTCGCAGCCTCGTTGGGCGACGCACCGTGGCGGGTGCTGTGGCGGGTGAGTCTGCCGCTTGCACTGCCCGGCATCGCCGGCGGCGCGGCGTTGACGTTCGCGCGGGCGCTGGGGGAGTTCGGCGCGACCATCGTGCTGGCCGGCAACACCGACGAAACCCGCACCATCGCGATCGCGATCTATACCCTGCTCGATCGTCCGGACGGCCGCGGCGACGCGGCGGCGCTGGCGTGGGCCAGCATTGCGATCTCGGTGCTGGCGCTCGGCGGATACGAGCTGCTGGTCCGCTGGCAGCGACGCCGGCTGGAGCTCACGCGATGA
- a CDS encoding ATP-binding cassette domain-containing protein has protein sequence MSDAARLELDLTWPWASAPVRLRSARGRLAVTGPSGVGKTTLVRAIAGVERRASGRVMLGDQLWQDDARGVFVPPWQRQLGWVPQDARLFPHVDVARNLEWSSSTDIEGRDQLARALGIDALFDRAPRNLSGGERQRVALARALLARPRALLLDEPFAALDRARRTAVIDVLVAWLARHPVPVVLISHDERDLERLADDIIELGVPPPG, from the coding sequence ATGAGTGACGCCGCGCGCCTCGAGCTCGATCTGACGTGGCCGTGGGCGTCGGCACCGGTGCGCCTGCGCAGCGCGCGTGGGCGGCTGGCCGTCACCGGCCCCTCCGGCGTCGGCAAGACCACGCTCGTGCGCGCGATCGCGGGGGTCGAACGCCGCGCGAGCGGCCGCGTGATGCTCGGCGATCAGCTGTGGCAGGACGATGCGCGCGGCGTGTTCGTGCCGCCATGGCAGCGGCAGCTGGGCTGGGTGCCCCAGGACGCGCGGCTGTTCCCCCACGTCGACGTCGCGCGCAACCTCGAGTGGTCGAGCAGCACCGACATCGAAGGACGCGACCAGCTCGCGCGCGCGCTCGGCATCGACGCGCTGTTCGATCGCGCACCGCGGAACCTCTCGGGCGGGGAGCGTCAGCGGGTCGCGCTCGCGCGGGCCCTGCTCGCGCGGCCGCGGGCGCTGTTGCTCGACGAGCCGTTCGCGGCGCTCGACCGCGCCCGTCGCACTGCGGTGATCGACGTGCTGGTGGCGTGGCTGGCACGGCATCCCGTGCCGGTGGTGCTGATCTCGCACGACGAGCGCGACCTCGAGCGACTCGCGGACGACATCATCGAGCTCGGCGTGCCGCCGCCCGGCTGA
- a CDS encoding TetR/AcrR family transcriptional regulator, whose amino-acid sequence MRRSAEAAHEQILDAADKRLAEHGPRGIRLQDIAQDVGVSHPTILHHFGSREGLVEAVVDRALASLQSRVIASFAAGNLEAGEGAALVRQIMTTLGDRGHARLMAWLALEGRAPEDPAKLLSTLAAVMHGRRVATTASQAPAEDTLFMVMLVSLALFGEGVLGASVLDSAGLARDADARERFHAWIVRLVEAHLHGPGLVAEPTVPARAVARRSGPRRKP is encoded by the coding sequence GTGCGTCGCTCCGCCGAGGCCGCGCACGAGCAGATCCTCGATGCGGCCGACAAGCGGCTGGCCGAGCACGGCCCCCGCGGCATCCGCTTGCAGGACATCGCGCAGGACGTCGGCGTGTCCCATCCGACGATCCTCCACCACTTCGGCAGTCGAGAAGGGTTGGTCGAGGCGGTGGTGGATCGCGCGCTCGCGTCGCTGCAGTCCCGCGTCATCGCCAGCTTCGCCGCCGGCAACCTCGAGGCCGGCGAGGGCGCCGCGTTGGTGCGTCAGATCATGACCACGCTCGGCGACCGCGGCCACGCGCGGCTGATGGCGTGGTTGGCACTCGAGGGCCGAGCGCCCGAGGATCCCGCGAAGCTGCTCTCGACGCTGGCCGCAGTGATGCACGGTCGCCGCGTCGCCACCACCGCCTCGCAGGCGCCGGCCGAGGACACCCTGTTCATGGTGATGCTGGTCTCGCTGGCGCTGTTCGGCGAGGGCGTGCTCGGTGCGAGCGTGCTCGACAGCGCCGGGCTGGCGCGGGATGCCGACGCGCGCGAGCGCTTCCATGCGTGGATCGTCCGCCTGGTCGAGGCCCACCTGCACGGACCCGGCCTCGTGGCCGAGCCCACCGTGCCAGCCCGCGCGGTCGCGCGGCGATCGGGGCCGCGGCGCAAGCCATGA